TCCGGACGTGCACGAGGCTCGGGCCTTCCAGGCCGAATGCTTCTTGCAGGGTCGGAGCGAGGCGATCGGGCCGGTCGACCGGGCGATACGCCAGGCCATACCCCGCCGCGAGGCCGGCGAAGTCGATCGCTCCGAGGTCCAGGCCGGGCACTCCGGGCGTGTGCAGGTAGTTGGCGAACGCCTTGAGGATCGCGTACTCCGCATTGTCAATCACCAGGAAGACGATGGGCAGCTTCTCCCGGGCGGCCGTCCAGAAACCCTGGACGGAATACTGGGTCGCGCCGTCGCCGAGGACGCAGACGACCGGACGATCGGGGCGGGCCAGCTTGACCCCTACGGCCATGGGCAAGGCCGAGCCGAGGATGCCGTTGCCCGAGCAATAGAAGCCGCCCGGCTCGTCGCGGGGGATGAGCTTCTGGTTGGTCGCCAGGCTGGAGAGGCTCTCCTCGACGAGCACGGCGTGGGGAGGCATCGCGTCCGCCAGGGTCTTGTAGACGAAAGCCGCGGTGATCGGCACGGACGGATCGGCCGGCGGCGGCGTCGGGGCGGGCGGCGGATCGGGCCGACCGGCTTCGGCCACCAGGTCCAGGAGCTGCCTCACGGCCGCACGGGCGCAGCCGATGGCGGCGTCGCCGAACGGGGCCCGCGCCGCCTCGGACGGGTCGCTCGTGACGTGGAAGGCGCGAAGGCCCGGGGGCAGATAGGAGCCGGGGGCGTAAGGATAATAGGCGAACACCCGCGTCCCCAGGATCAAGAGCGTGTCGAAGCCTTCGAGGCGGTCGGCCAGCGGCTTGATCGCGGGAGGGAGGAAGCCGTGGAAGAGCCGGTGGCCGGTCGGGAATCCGCCGCGGAAGTTCTCCGGGGGCCCGAAGACCGCCGCATTCAGCCGTTCGGCCAGGGCGATCGTCCGGGGCCACGTGTCGGGGTCGTCCAGCTCTTCGCCCGCGACGATGGCGATGCGTCGGCCTTCGCCCAGGGCCGCGGCGATGGACTGGATGGCCGCCGGACCGGGCACCGGCCCTCCCGCGACGGCTCGGCCGGTGAGGGCCGGGCATTCCTGCTCCAGGTCGTCCATGCAGATCGAGACGAAGACCGGCCCGCGCGGGGCGCTCATCGCGGTGTGGTAGGCCCGGGCCAGCGCGGCGGGCACGTCGACGGCGCGGTGCGGCTCGTAGGACCACTTGACGTACGGGCGCACCATCTCCACCTGGCGGCCCCAGAGGAACGGCTCGATGAGCTCCATCGCCCGGTGCTGCTGGCCGGCGGTGATGACCAGCGGGGCCTTGGCGTGGTGGGCATTGATGATCGCCCCCATCGCGTTGCCCATCCCGGCCGCCGTGTGAAGGTTCACCAGGGCCGCGCGGTCGCCCGCCAGGGCGTAGCCGACGGCCATGTTGACCACGCTCGCCTCGTGAAGCCCGAGGACGTACCGGCAATCGTCCGGGAAGTTCATCAGGAACGGCTCCTCGGTCGAGCCCGGGTTGCCGAACATGGTCGTCATCCCGGCGGACCGGAAGACCTCGAAGCAGCGATCGGTCACGGTCGGCATCAGATTTCTCCGGTTGCGTCGGCGGCCAGGAGCAGGATGGTCATGGTTCGCGCACCCTGCGCGCCGTAGATGACCACCCCCTCGATGTCGGCGGTGGCCGACGGCCCTGCCATGAACACGCCGTAGGGGCTGCTCGCCAGGTCGAGGCGCGCGCCGTAGGCGTCGTGGAGCGTCGGCACGACCGCCGACGGGTCGAGCAGGACGACCAGGTGCTGCGCGAGGACGCCCAGCGCGTCGACGACCAGGTCGGTACCGGAGAGCCAAACCGCCCCCGCCTCGGCCACGCCGAGCCGGCTCCGGACGATGCCAACGTCGACGTCGGCCAGGTCGTGAGGATCAACGACGTCGGCGATCCGCCGGGTCCCGGGGACCTCATCCGCGGCCGAGCAGACGACCTTGGCGTCGGGGAAGAGTTCGGCGACCTTCGCCCGGGCGGCGGCGGCGTCGGCCACCTCGAACGACCGGCCCCCCATCGCGTCCAGGTGACGTCGGAAGTAGGGGACGGGCGACTCCCCCTCGTCGGGGAAGTCATGCACCTCGCCGAGGTCGTCCAGGCTCCGGCGCCAGCCGACGCCCCCTTCGGTCCCGGAGTGATCCGTGGACGTCGGCACCTCGGGCATGGAGACCGCCGGCTTGGGCAGGTTGGCGCGGACCGTGGCCAGGATCGTCTCGCGGGCGGTCATGCGCCACCTCGATTCCGCTCGTGCCACGATCGGAACGTCTCGGCCGGCGGCGTGGGCATCTCGCGGTGCTTGGTCCAGGGGTTGAGCGGGTTGTCGACCACAGCCCTCGGCAGGTGCGCGATGGCCGCCAGGCCGATCGCCTCGGCGGCGTGGAACGTCGCCGGATGGGCCAGGGTCGCCCCCAGGGCCTTCATCCCGATCGACTCGCCCGGCGCCATCAGGCCTTCCGAGGCGATCACCCGACGCCACTTGGCGATCTGGCCCGACACGTCGATCTTTACCGGGCAGACCTCGGTGCACGACCCGCAGAGCGTCGAGTGGAAGGGGAGCTCGCCGTACTTGCGGTGGTCGAACCCCGGGTCGAGGATCACGCCGATCGGCCCCGAGTAGGTCGCCCCGTAGGCCAGGCCGCCGCTGCGCCGATAGACCGGGCAGGTGTTCATGCAGGCCCCGCAGCGGATGCACTTGAGGACCTCCCAGAACTCGGGCGACCCCAGGCGGGCGCTCCTCGTGTTGTCGACCAGGACGATATGGAGCTCGCCGCCCGGCTTGGGCCCGTGGAAATGCGACGTGTACTGGGTCATCGCCGAGCCGAGGCCGCTCCGCGCCAGCAGGCGGACGAAGACGCCGAGGTCGCGGGCCCGGGGGACCAGCTTCTCGATCCCGACGCTGGCGACGTGGAGCTTGGGCAGGGTCGCCCCGATGTCGGCGTTCCCCTCGTTGGTGCAGACGACGAACCCGCCGGTCTCGGCCACCGCGAAGTTGGCGCCGGTCATCCCGGCATCCGCCCTGAGGAACTTCGGCCGGGCGTTCTGCCGCATCGCCTCGGCGAGGTGGTGCGGCTCGGAGTCGTCCGGGTCGGTCCCCAGGTTCTTGGCGAAGAGGGCCGCCACGTCGGTCCGCAGCTTGTGGATCGCCGGCACGAAGATGTGGCTCGGCCCCTCATGGTCGAGCTGCTGGATGCGCTCGCCGAGGTCCGACTCCACGACTTCGAGGCCGCGCCCGGCGAGGTACGGCATCATGCCGCATTCCTCCTGGAGCATCGACTTGCTCTTGACGATCCGCCTGGCCCCGCGATCCAGGAAAATCTGCGCGACGATCTCGTTGTGCTCGGCGGCGTCGCGGGCCCAGTGGACCTGGGCGCCTCGCTTCGTGGCGTTGGCCTCGAACTGCTCCAGATAGCGGTCGAGGTGGGTGAGCGTATGCTCCTTGAGCTTCGAGGCGAGGTCGCGGAGGCGTTCCCACTCGGGGATGGCGGCCACGGCCTTATCCCGGTGCTGGCGCATCCCCCAGACCAGCCTGTCGTGCGTCTCCTGGTGCGCCGGGTCGGCGATGAACAAGGCGGCGTTCGCGGCGGCGTCGACGGGCCGACTCATGCGGGGCCTCCGTTGAGGATCTGGGCGACGTGGATCACCTTCAAGGGGAGGCCGAGCCGGTCGATGATCCCCTTCATGTGCAGCAGGCACGACATGTCGGCCGAGGCGATGTACTCGGCCCCGTGGCGGTGGAAGTCGCGGACGCGGTCCTCGCCCATCTTCGACGAGACCGCCTCGTCGGTCACGCAGAAGCTGCCGCCGAACCCGCAGCACTCGTCGGGCCGGTCGATCTCGACGAGCGCCAGGCCCTCGACCTTCGCCAGCAGGTCCCGCGTCTTGGAGAAGGCCGGCCGTGTCGGGTGTTCCGAGGACCGGCAATGTCCGAGCCCCCGGATCGCCGTGCAACTGTCGTGCAGGCCGACCTTGTGGGGGAACCTCGCACGGGGAAATGCGCCGACCTTCAGGTCGTCGTGGAGGAACTCGACCAGCTCGCGGACGGCCCTCCGGACCCGGACGACCTCGGACGTCTGCTCGGTCGCGTCGAGGTGGAACCGGACGTGATGGACGCAGCTCCCCGACGGGCCGACGACCGTTTCGAAGTCGCGGAAACAGGCGGCGAAATGGGCTTCGGTCGCCGCCGACTCGGGCTGGCAGCCGCTGTTGGCCATCGGCTGGCCGCAGCAGGTCTGATCGGCCGGGTAGCCCACGTCGATGCCCAGCCCTTCGAGCAGCTCGAGGGTGGCAATTGCGACTTCCGGGAACAGGGCGTCCACGTAGCATGGGACGAACAGGCCGATATTCATCGATAATCCCTCTCGAACCGCCGCCCGAGTGCATCTTGGTAAGACCACTTCGAGCGGCGGTGGGCTCAAGGCGCCTTGTCGAACAGCTTCACGACGGCGGTCATGTTGAGATCACCCAGCTTCTCGTCGATCGCCCTCTGGAAGACGCCGCTCGCCGCGCTCGCGATCGGCGCCGACGCACTCCCGCCCGCGGTCGTCACCGTGTAGCCGAGGTCCTTCTCGAGGAGCTTGATCGGGAAATGCGCTTCGAAGTTGCCGCTCAGCATCGATTCCGTGTCGCTCGTCAGGTGCGGGTTCCACATCGCCGTGCCCGCCACGGCGTCCAGGACCCGCTTCGGGTCGACACGCTGCCGCTTCAGCATGCCGATCATCTCCGCGATGGTCGCCGACTGGACGCCCATGAGCGTATTCGTGACCAGCTTCGCCAGCGCCCCGGCGCCCAGCGGCCCCGCATGGTGGATGCCGGAACCGAGGGCCTTGAGCAGCGGCTCCGCCCGCTTCATCGTCTCCGGATCGCCCCCGATCAGGAATATCAGCCGGGCGTCCTCCGCCTGCGGAGTGCTGCCGGCCACCGGTGCTTCCAACAGTGCGATCCCGGCCTTGCTGAAGGCATCGCCGAGTTCGCGGACCCACGCGGGGGTCAGCGTGGAACTCTCGATGGCGACGGCCCCCGGCTCCATTCCCGCCAGGGCACCGTTCGCCGGATCCAGCCAGACCTGTCGCGAGGCCTCATCATCGCGGACCATCGTCAGGACGAACTCGTTGCCTGCCGCCGCTTCGCGGGGGGAAGCCGCCGTCTTCGCGCCCGAGGAGGCCAGGTCCTTGGCGGCCTCCGGCACCAGGTTCCAGACCGTGAGTTCGTGACCCGCCTTCAGCAGGTTGGCCGCCATGCGCGAGCCCATCGCGCCCAGCCCGAGAACTGCGACTTTGCTCATGTTTACCCCCGGCTTGACTCGCACCCTGGAAAGAGCGTCGATTGAAACATCCGTCCCGATTTCCGGATGGAGGCTCTGTCAAGAGTTTTCGATCCAGACGGTTTGCGCATTCACGAAGGCGTGGGCGCCGAAATGAGAGAGCTCCCGGCCATAGCCGCTGTTCTTGACGCCGCCGACCGGGACCCGAGGATCCGACGCCGTGACGCCATTGATGAAGACTCCCCCGGTATCGAGGTCACGGGCGATCTTGCGGGCCAAGGCGACGTCACTGGTCCAGAGATTGCCGCTCAGGCCGAACTGGCTCGCATTGGCCGCGACGATGGCCGCATCGACGTCCGGGACGCGGGTCATCGCCGCGACTGGGCCGAATGTCTCTTCGTCGAAGGCAGGCATCCCCTCGGCCACCCCGCCCAGCACCGTGGGCATGTAGAATGCCCCATCCCCTTCCATCGGCTTGCCCCCGCACAGCACGCTCGCGCCCTTCGCGACGCTGCCTTCGACCTGCCGATGCAGGGAGTCACGCAGGTCGATCCGTGCCATCGGTCCCATCCGCATCGCGGGATCCATCGGGTCGCCGACTCGGATCGCCCTCGCCGCCTCGACGAACAACTCCTCGAACTCGTCGGCGATATTCCCCACCAGGATGAACCGTTTCGCGGCGAGGCAAACCTGACCGGCGTTGCTGAAGCGCCCCTTGATGCCCGCCGCGACGGCCCCGGGAATGTCCGCATCTTCGCAGACGATGAATGCATCGGAGCCGCCCAACTCCATGACCGTCTTCTTGATCACCCTCCCGGCCTCGGAGGCGACCGCGGAACCGGCCCGAACGCTCCCCGTGACGGACGCCCCCCGGACTCGCGGATCATTGATGACGTCGACGACATCTTCCGTCTTAAGGATCAGATTCTGGAACACCCCTTCAGGGAAGCCGGCCTCACGCATCAGTCGTTCGAACTCGAGCGAACTGCCCTGCGTGTTGGGCGAGTGCTTCACCAGGACCACGTTGCCCGCCAGCAGCGTCGGGAGGGCCATCCGAGTCAGCTGCCATATCGGGAAATTCCACGGCATGATGGCCAGGATCGGCCCGAGCGGCAGATACGAGACGTAGGCGTCGACGCTGCCCGTCGGCGCGGGTGCATCCGCGAGCATCTGCGGCCCGTGCTCGGCATACCAATCCGCTTCCCGCGCGCACTTCTCCACCTCGGCTTCCGCTTCCGCGAGGATCTTGCCCATCTCGGTCGTGATCAATCTCGCGAGCGGGGCCTTGTTCTCCCTCAGTGTCGCGGCGAGATCCGAGAGGGACCGCGCACGCTGGTGCACGGATAGTTTCCGATACGTCCGGTAGCCCCGCTCGGCGCGCATGAGCGCGGCTTCCGTCTCCGTTGGTGTGAAAAACGAGAATGTTTCGACTTGCCGACCCGTGGCCGGATTTATGGTAGAAAATGTGGATGAATTCATGATGCCCTTTGTGTGATCTGCCGATCCGTCGGCGATTGGTTGCCCAGGACCTCCGGTTGGCATGAACGTTCAAGGCCCGGGATCAACAGCGGCGGGGGTCTCCGGCTTCATCTCGTAAGACTTCTGGAGGCTCGGCGGCCTGGTGCCGAGGCCGTCCTTGATCTTCTTGTCCCAGACGGCTTCGATGTTGGCCTTCGTCTCGGGGATCATCGACTTGGGCTCGAGATTGCGGTAGGTGTCGACCTCGCCCGCCGCGACGGCGGTCATGGTGGCGTACACCGGCTCGGGATCGAACTGCGCCCGGGGGAATGCGAGTTTCGAGTAGTCGAAGAGCCTTTCGGAGGGTTCATCCTCCCAGCTCTTCCAAGTCTCGAACCCGCGATCGTTGAAGCCGGTCAGGAACGGGCCCGGGTTGATGGTCGCCACCTCGATCCCGAATTCCCGGAGTTCCAGGCTCATGGTCTCCGCGATGGCCTCGACGGCGTGCTTGGACGCCGAGTAGATCCCGGTGAATGGGTTGACATTGATGCCCTCCCGGGACGACACCCACACGATCCTCCCCCGGCCTCGCTTGACCATCTGCCTGGCGATGCCCTGGGTCAACAGGAGCGGCCCGATGACATTCACCTCGAATTCACGACGCATGTTGGCGGCCGGGATGTCGACGACGGATCCACCTTCCAGGACCCCGGCGTTGTTCACGAGGATCTCCACGTCCCACCCCAATGCCTTCCTGCGATCGCCTTCGTCGGTGACGTCGAGCTTCTCGACCCGAAGGCCGACCCCGCGCGCCGCGGCTTCGCGTTTCAGGGTCTGCACCTGAGCGTAGATCTCGACCGAGGCGATGACGTCGAAGCCCTTCTCCGCGAGCCGCATCGCGACCTCAAGCCCGAACCCGGACCCCGCTCCCGTGATCAGCGCGGTTTTCATCGATACCCTCATTGATGTTCTCTGGATGGAAAACCACCTGGGCCCAGGACCATGGCCCGCTTCCCGTGTGCCTGCAAGTTGCACCGCCGCACAAGTGATAACCAAACGGCGGCGATGTCGACCTGCTCGAGTCGCCGGAGGCTCTCAAGCCGCCGGTGGACGGCCTTTGCATGGAGAAGTTCAAGAGGCGGATCGACCTCATCGGCTGAACAACTTGCACGGCAAGGGCGGCAGTGAGCGGACATGAGGCTCGTGACCTTCTCCGATTCATCCCCAGCTTCGTCAGGTTGACGCCGGTGGTGTCGAAGGTCGGAGCTTATTATCGAGGCTTCATCGTGTTGGCGGTGCAACACGACCAAGGATAATCCTTATCAGGCGGGCTTGACTGGCTGGCCCAGCATGACCCCGAACTTTCCATGAAGGATGTCGAGCCGGTGAAGCTGCGCCGGGTAGGCCAACAGATCATGGAGGAGTTCGGGGCGAGTGAAGAAGTTCTGGCCGCCCGGGCCATTATCATGGTCGTGCCTGGCCTGGGAGTTCGGGAAGGCTTCGAAGATGCCGAACGTCGTCTTCGAATAGCGCAGGGCGAACCAAGGTCCGGTCAGCGGCTCTTTGTCGATCCCATCGTGGATGTCCTGAAGGAAGGCCAGGAGCAGCTCCTCCTTGCCCGGCTTGGCCTCCATGTGGATGTAGTAGGCCTTCTGTCCGGGCGTGTCGTTGAGGCCGATGACGACGAAGCCCGGGTGGGACGGGTCGTCCTGCGACCAGTCCGGACTGGGGTTTGGAAACGGGGGGAGGCTCATTCCGTCGCCAGGATAGTTCTCGCCTGTGTTGTCGCTCATGGGCTTCCTTTAACTGGTCGGAGGCGGACCGGCACTTCACGACGGGATGAAGCGCGACTCCGCCTCGTTGTCGAGGACGATCGGAGACGTTTATGGTTACCATGGAGCACACAACGGCGTCCAACAGCCGAAAACGATTGTCGGATCGCGCAAGGCGATCGAGGAGTTCGTCCCTTGGAACTGCGCCAGATCCGCTACTTCCTCGCCGTCGCCGAGGCGAAACACTTCACCAAGGCGGCCCAGGCGCTGGGCATCTCGCAGTCGACCCTCTCGGCCCAGGTCAAGGAGCTGGAACGCGACCTGGGAACCCCCCTGTTCGATCGGACCGGGAGAGCGGTCCGCTTTTCCGAGGCGGGCAAGGCGTTCCTGGAGCACGCCTACCGGACGCTCCGCGACGCCGAGGCGGGCCGCGACGCGGTCAAGGCGATACTTGCCGCCGACATCGGCCATCTGCGCGTCGGGGTAACGCATTGCTTCGGCACGCGCCTGATGCCCGAAATCGTCGCCGATTTCATTCGCCGGCATCCTGGTGTGAGCCTGCTGATCACCAATACAAGCGGGCCAGCCATCCGCAACGGGGTCGCCTCGGGTCGCTTCGACCTCGGCATCTCCTACACGATGACGGATGCCAAGGAAGTCGACCTAGAGCCCTGGTTGGACGACGAGCTCGTGCTGGTCTGCCCGACGGGCCATCCGCTCGCCGGCCGGGGATCGATCCGCTTCGCCGAACTCCACGGCGAGCCGCTGATCCTCACCGACATCGACTGCACGAGTCGCCTCCGGCTCGACGAGGTCATGGAGGAGCGTGAGATCAGTCCGAAGATCATGCTCGAGATCAACGACACGAACACCATCCTCGAAACCGTCCGTCGAGGAGCTTACGCGACGATCATGCCTCGTCAGGCCGTCCTAGCCATCGAGGGGATCGAGGTGATCCCGATGATCGAGCCGAATGTCGCCATGCCCATCGCCATCATATGGCCGATCAACATCCCACGAACTTCGGCCATGCTTGCGTTCCGAACGTCCATCCTCCAGGTCGAACCCCTGAAGTTTCCACCTCGGAGCTAGTGTTCCGCCACACCTGAGTTTGTGGTTGTGGTAGGATCTCCCCCAATAAGGAGGAGATCCGCCATGGCCCTGAAGGACAAGCGCCTCGTCCGGTTGACCGACGCTCAGCGGGCGCAGCTGGAGAAGATGACCGCCGGGGGCCGCCACGCCGCGGCCGCCCTCGTCCACGCCCGCATCCTGCTCAAGGCCGACGTCGGCCCCGGCGGTCCCGGATGGGGCGACGCCGCGATCGCCGAGGCCGTCGAGTGCTCGGAGGGCACGGTCGCCCGCGTCCGCAAGCGGTTCGCCGAGGGCGGGTTCGAAGCGGCCGTCCACCGCAGGAAGCCGACCGGCCGACAATACCGCAAGCTCGACGGGGCCCAGGAGGCGCGGCTCGTCGCCCTGGCCTGCTCGGCACCGCCCGACGGCAAGGCCCGCTGGACGCTGAAGATGCTGGCCGACCGGCTCGTCGAAGTCGAAGCGGTGGACGCCGTCAGCGACGAGACGGTACGCCGGGTCCTCAAAAAAACGCGCCGAAGCCCTGGCTGAAGCAGCAGTGGGTGATCCCGCCCAAGGCGGACGCCGAGTTCGTCCGCGCGATGGAGGGCGTGCTGGAGGTCTACGCCCGCCCGCACGGCCCGAGGCGGCCGGTGGTCTGCGTCGACGAGGGCGGCAAGCGGCTGATCGGCGAAGCCCGGCCGCCGCCGCCCACCCGACCGGGCAGCACCGCCAAGGAGGACTACGAGTACGTCCGCCACGGCATGGCCGACCTCTTCATGGCCTTCGAGCCGCTGGCCGGCAGGCGGCGGGTCGAGGTGACCGAGAGGAAGACCAAGGCCGACTTCGCCCGGCTGCTGAAGCGGGTCGCCGACGAGTGGCACCCGGAGGCAGAGCGGGTCGCGCTGGTGATGGACAACCTGAGCACGCACAGGCCGGCCGTCCTGTACGAGGCGTTCGAGCCGGCCGAGGCGCGGCGGATCCTGGGCCGCCTGGAGTTCGTCTACACGCCCAAGCACGGCAGCTGGCTGAACGTGGCGGAGTGCGAGCTGTCGGTCCTGGCCCGGCAGCGTCTCGACCGCCGCATCCCCGACATGGGGGCTCTCAGGCGGGAGGTGGCGGCCTGGGAGGCCGACCGGAACGCGGCCGCCGTGAAGGTCGACTGGCAGTTCACGACGGCGGACGCCCGGGTCAAGCTCAAGCGGCTGTACCCGGCCCTGGAAACCGTAAACTCAGGTGTGGCGGACCACTAGCGATCGACCGCACCTACCCCCTGAGGACGAGAGCGGAAGTCAACGCCATCCGGTCCCAGCGGG
The DNA window shown above is from Paludisphaera mucosa and carries:
- the mdlC gene encoding benzoylformate decarboxylase gives rise to the protein MPTVTDRCFEVFRSAGMTTMFGNPGSTEEPFLMNFPDDCRYVLGLHEASVVNMAVGYALAGDRAALVNLHTAAGMGNAMGAIINAHHAKAPLVITAGQQHRAMELIEPFLWGRQVEMVRPYVKWSYEPHRAVDVPAALARAYHTAMSAPRGPVFVSICMDDLEQECPALTGRAVAGGPVPGPAAIQSIAAALGEGRRIAIVAGEELDDPDTWPRTIALAERLNAAVFGPPENFRGGFPTGHRLFHGFLPPAIKPLADRLEGFDTLLILGTRVFAYYPYAPGSYLPPGLRAFHVTSDPSEAARAPFGDAAIGCARAAVRQLLDLVAEAGRPDPPPAPTPPPADPSVPITAAFVYKTLADAMPPHAVLVEESLSSLATNQKLIPRDEPGGFYCSGNGILGSALPMAVGVKLARPDRPVVCVLGDGATQYSVQGFWTAAREKLPIVFLVIDNAEYAILKAFANYLHTPGVPGLDLGAIDFAGLAAGYGLAYRPVDRPDRLAPTLQEAFGLEGPSLVHVRIDPAVPPLIG
- a CDS encoding LutC/YkgG family protein, which produces MTARETILATVRANLPKPAVSMPEVPTSTDHSGTEGGVGWRRSLDDLGEVHDFPDEGESPVPYFRRHLDAMGGRSFEVADAAAARAKVAELFPDAKVVCSAADEVPGTRRIADVVDPHDLADVDVGIVRSRLGVAEAGAVWLSGTDLVVDALGVLAQHLVVLLDPSAVVPTLHDAYGARLDLASSPYGVFMAGPSATADIEGVVIYGAQGARTMTILLLAADATGEI
- a CDS encoding lactate utilization protein B, which translates into the protein MSRPVDAAANAALFIADPAHQETHDRLVWGMRQHRDKAVAAIPEWERLRDLASKLKEHTLTHLDRYLEQFEANATKRGAQVHWARDAAEHNEIVAQIFLDRGARRIVKSKSMLQEECGMMPYLAGRGLEVVESDLGERIQQLDHEGPSHIFVPAIHKLRTDVAALFAKNLGTDPDDSEPHHLAEAMRQNARPKFLRADAGMTGANFAVAETGGFVVCTNEGNADIGATLPKLHVASVGIEKLVPRARDLGVFVRLLARSGLGSAMTQYTSHFHGPKPGGELHIVLVDNTRSARLGSPEFWEVLKCIRCGACMNTCPVYRRSGGLAYGATYSGPIGVILDPGFDHRKYGELPFHSTLCGSCTEVCPVKIDVSGQIAKWRRVIASEGLMAPGESIGMKALGATLAHPATFHAAEAIGLAAIAHLPRAVVDNPLNPWTKHREMPTPPAETFRSWHERNRGGA
- a CDS encoding (Fe-S)-binding protein, translated to MNIGLFVPCYVDALFPEVAIATLELLEGLGIDVGYPADQTCCGQPMANSGCQPESAATEAHFAACFRDFETVVGPSGSCVHHVRFHLDATEQTSEVVRVRRAVRELVEFLHDDLKVGAFPRARFPHKVGLHDSCTAIRGLGHCRSSEHPTRPAFSKTRDLLAKVEGLALVEIDRPDECCGFGGSFCVTDEAVSSKMGEDRVRDFHRHGAEYIASADMSCLLHMKGIIDRLGLPLKVIHVAQILNGGPA
- a CDS encoding NAD(P)-dependent oxidoreductase; this translates as MSKVAVLGLGAMGSRMAANLLKAGHELTVWNLVPEAAKDLASSGAKTAASPREAAAGNEFVLTMVRDDEASRQVWLDPANGALAGMEPGAVAIESSTLTPAWVRELGDAFSKAGIALLEAPVAGSTPQAEDARLIFLIGGDPETMKRAEPLLKALGSGIHHAGPLGAGALAKLVTNTLMGVQSATIAEMIGMLKRQRVDPKRVLDAVAGTAMWNPHLTSDTESMLSGNFEAHFPIKLLEKDLGYTVTTAGGSASAPIASAASGVFQRAIDEKLGDLNMTAVVKLFDKAP
- a CDS encoding NAD-dependent succinate-semialdehyde dehydrogenase, which encodes MNSSTFSTINPATGRQVETFSFFTPTETEAALMRAERGYRTYRKLSVHQRARSLSDLAATLRENKAPLARLITTEMGKILAEAEAEVEKCAREADWYAEHGPQMLADAPAPTGSVDAYVSYLPLGPILAIMPWNFPIWQLTRMALPTLLAGNVVLVKHSPNTQGSSLEFERLMREAGFPEGVFQNLILKTEDVVDVINDPRVRGASVTGSVRAGSAVASEAGRVIKKTVMELGGSDAFIVCEDADIPGAVAAGIKGRFSNAGQVCLAAKRFILVGNIADEFEELFVEAARAIRVGDPMDPAMRMGPMARIDLRDSLHRQVEGSVAKGASVLCGGKPMEGDGAFYMPTVLGGVAEGMPAFDEETFGPVAAMTRVPDVDAAIVAANASQFGLSGNLWTSDVALARKIARDLDTGGVFINGVTASDPRVPVGGVKNSGYGRELSHFGAHAFVNAQTVWIENS
- a CDS encoding SDR family oxidoreductase gives rise to the protein MKTALITGAGSGFGLEVAMRLAEKGFDVIASVEIYAQVQTLKREAAARGVGLRVEKLDVTDEGDRRKALGWDVEILVNNAGVLEGGSVVDIPAANMRREFEVNVIGPLLLTQGIARQMVKRGRGRIVWVSSREGINVNPFTGIYSASKHAVEAIAETMSLELREFGIEVATINPGPFLTGFNDRGFETWKSWEDEPSERLFDYSKLAFPRAQFDPEPVYATMTAVAAGEVDTYRNLEPKSMIPETKANIEAVWDKKIKDGLGTRPPSLQKSYEMKPETPAAVDPGP
- a CDS encoding putative quinol monooxygenase, coding for MSDNTGENYPGDGMSLPPFPNPSPDWSQDDPSHPGFVVIGLNDTPGQKAYYIHMEAKPGKEELLLAFLQDIHDGIDKEPLTGPWFALRYSKTTFGIFEAFPNSQARHDHDNGPGGQNFFTRPELLHDLLAYPAQLHRLDILHGKFGVMLGQPVKPA
- a CDS encoding LysR substrate-binding domain-containing protein, which encodes MELRQIRYFLAVAEAKHFTKAAQALGISQSTLSAQVKELERDLGTPLFDRTGRAVRFSEAGKAFLEHAYRTLRDAEAGRDAVKAILAADIGHLRVGVTHCFGTRLMPEIVADFIRRHPGVSLLITNTSGPAIRNGVASGRFDLGISYTMTDAKEVDLEPWLDDELVLVCPTGHPLAGRGSIRFAELHGEPLILTDIDCTSRLRLDEVMEEREISPKIMLEINDTNTILETVRRGAYATIMPRQAVLAIEGIEVIPMIEPNVAMPIAIIWPINIPRTSAMLAFRTSILQVEPLKFPPRS
- a CDS encoding IS630 family transposase (programmed frameshift); translation: MALKDKRLVRLTDAQRAQLEKMTAGGRHAAAALVHARILLKADVGPGGPGWGDAAIAEAVECSEGTVARVRKRFAEGGFEAAVHRRKPTGRQYRKLDGAQEARLVALACSAPPDGKARWTLKMLADRLVEVEAVDAVSDETVRRVLKKTRPKPWLKQQWVIPPKADAEFVRAMEGVLEVYARPHGPRRPVVCVDEGGKRLIGEARPPPPTRPGSTAKEDYEYVRHGMADLFMAFEPLAGRRRVEVTERKTKADFARLLKRVADEWHPEAERVALVMDNLSTHRPAVLYEAFEPAEARRILGRLEFVYTPKHGSWLNVAECELSVLARQRLDRRIPDMGALRREVAAWEADRNAAAVKVDWQFTTADARVKLKRLYPALETVNSGVADH